DNA sequence from the Malus sylvestris chromosome 10, drMalSylv7.2, whole genome shotgun sequence genome:
atgataaaatattaaagAATAAACAAGTATTGTAAGcttgaagattgcagacaagcaaACGCTGTAAAGTGTATGCACACTGTAAAAGAGTATGCTCATTGTAAAGCAAATGCTGTGATTGGAATTCCAATAATGATGTGAAGATGTGATGGTGTGGTTTCCAACAACAAGATCACCacaaaataataatgaaatattaaataataaactagTTAATGATTTTGCAGAAAACTTATCTTATTCGTTGCTTTTCCCGTGGCTTTCTCAGAAAAGCCAATTCTCCATTATTCTTAGGGGTTGTGAGATAGCTGGGGAAGCAGCAGGGGTAGGAGTACTAGTACTCGGAGCTAGTGCGGGAACAAAGGTCGTGTGCTTTCTTTGTTCTTCTCCCATCAACATTTGAAGCCTCCACTTGAGCATAAGGCCATGCCTTTCACCGGTGGAGGCGCGGAGCCCTCTTTGGTTTCGGTGTCCAAGCTTTAGAATTAGAATTTTGAGTACTCCATTGTCTTGCAGCACTGCTTCCAGCTCTATTCTTTGATTTCCTGGCAATCACCTCCCACCCTCCATCATCCTCGGCCGAACCTAGGCTAACGTTTGTAACACATGACTCAAATCTTCAATCTTAGGGCTACTTACTCCCGAGACATCTTTTCCCTTAACATTTCCACCACTTCTTCTCGTATTCATTGTACCAAACAATCCCTTTTCTGGAACATTGATGAACAACGTCGATCGTAGTCGGAAAAAAAGTCATGTACGCCGGAGGAAGAGATTCTCGATGGGTGGTGTGAATCACGCGCTCTCCAAGTGTAAGCGAGGTTGagaaagtgagagtgagagtgagtcGTAGCAGAAGAAATGGCGTGGAAGGGAAGTCTTTTGATTGGCTGGGATGATGTGTTTTGTTAAGAGTGTTGAGAGCAGAGGATCTCAAGTGGGTTTTCAGTTTGGAGGAGTaggaggagaggagagagtTGGGAATGTGAAGCTTGTTCGTAGCTATTGCCGTGACAGGGAGTTGAAGCGGAAGGCATGGATTCTGCAGTGACTGTCCAGGTGTTTGGTTCTtcggtttctgcagattcacggtggaggttgtgaggtttgatgaaaaaatgaaagagaaccaacaTAGTTTTTcctgtcgtttcccacagacggcgccaaatgttgatgcacaaaaccggaggggtcttagaacaacgtaaatccgatcgtgaatctgcaagaatgtAAAAcatacaagatgtatcgtggttcaccctaatgtttgggctacgtccacactgatgttgattgtatttctctgtaactgtatgtatggattacaagctcAAGGGGAGTCCCCATGAGGAATAgagtgttgttgtgtttgtgagggtattgccctctgttgGGTTCACTAAGTCCAATTTGTGAGGGGGGAGGAgtcattttttttagaataaggggctcccccttttacataattatgggctgggtaatgaggcccaaaTGTTGAAGCCCAATGTGTCAAAGTCTGAGGCCCaatatgtgtggtaccaacaCTTTTTATTGACtatcacatacttgtattattgtcactcacccaAGCTCCGCAGCTTATTCGAGTTCTGTTTGGCCGGTGCACCATTTCCATGATGTAGGCACTGATTTTATATATGACAGGTCTGGGTAGATTATTAGAAACCGCTTGATATTTTGGTTCTGTTAAGTGGTCCGGAACATGGTGttgttggattccgttgagtggtccagaatccTTGCTCTCGCTTATTCCCATAAGGCtagtctagaaccctagattcgagtgaatgagaattacccacaatagaccttgtgaatataaaaTGGATTTACCATGTTATTGCTCATAATCCAAATAAGGAATTATATAGAGTTCCGTAGTTAAATTcgtgaaatgatatgttatCGCATTGTTTGATTAACGTAATTAAATGCTAAGATcgtgcatctttgattcatgaattgattaattgacgggATTGTGGAATGATGCTGGATACGAGTGTCgttattatgattattttagttgatcaatgtttCTAGAGAATAATATTGTACATTGTTAATTCTTTAATATATTACACGCTATGAATTGTGATTTTATGTGGGAAACATGATGAGTTAtgtgatggatgaagtggaaatgTTAATTGTCATGTGGGATTGTTATGTTGGATATCATTGTTATTGTTATGATTAGACTTGTTGATAAATATGGCTAGAGAATATGATTGTGCTTCATCGTTTGTTCTTTGAAATATTGCATGATATGCATTGTGGTATATTGTTGGGATATAACgatttatgtgatgaatattcTGAGTGTAGTGAAAtaatgaactacgaatggtttaatccctatttagggtacgtaagCAATCTAATGAGGAtgttagatgtagccataaaGTCTACGAAGAATTATTGCGCAGTTGGATCTAATGTTGTGTTTTGCCATTTTTTGGAGGCGGGATGTGCTAGAGATACTGGTATTTGATGACGTCACATGTCaatcctggacgtatgtcgggatcaaGGCGTGACAATgtctattattttttaaacaataaaatgtgttaaaatattattgtgccaaaataaaaaagtgagCATATATAGTAGggtgtatttttgctcaccaccataacaTAGTGATAATCTCATCGCCCTATTTATCACAGTTGGATGATTTTAGATTTTGAAATTGATGTCTATCTACTACacagattttaaaatttaaactcttCTAACAATGATAAATTAGGTGATGAACAAAAATATTTCTTATAAGTACTTACTAGTGAGTACTTATGTATCTAGATCAAAAGGTGCACAGATTCACAAGAGTTAAGCATTAGCAGTCTTCCAATTTCCAACAAGAAGACCCTACAATTACCATAGACGCGCACGCATGTAGAGCCTATAAATTTGGAGTGATAAATGGTAATTATTTAAATCATATGGGGAGCCTAACAGTTGCccctagggctgggttcggttttttgccaaaaccgaaaccaaaccgaaatttcggttcggttcggcccaaatttttttcggtttttttcggttcggtttttttttcggttcggtttttccggttcggtttcggttttttttcggtttttttttttctccaaaaaatgcaaaacaaccacaacataagatagaaataaaaaatatgacatGTTTCCATCTCTCCAGGACGGTTTTTCAATATTCATGAGGTACTAGGCTTCCACATTGTCGTGTTGTTTGAATCAAACAACGAAACATGATACTTTTACAGGCACTTCAGAGTCCTGCGTATGAGATGAATGATTTGAGATGGTCAAGTACATATTCAAGTATGCGCTGGTTGCTTGAAGATCATTTTAGTTCTCACTTCTCACTGAGTTACATACTCAAGTTTGAAGTGGCTACACATAACCAAGAGTGAGTCCTTAGAAAGTCATAATGCTGCAAGCAAAACAAGCCGAGGGAAGGGACAAAATCTATCACGAAATCAAGCCTAGTACCTCCATTTTTATAGCCACCACGATCATATGGATGGGAATATATTTGCCCTCCTTTCTCTGCAAGCCACATACCTCTCACTCCTTCATGGTACTGccagaaagaaggaaaaagaagtgCTATGAAATAGCGGTCCAGATATCTAAATCAGATTTGCCgcaaaaaaaagaacaataatATACAACTTGTTAATTCCTAATAACCTCAATTGTGGTCTTGTTTTGCAAAGTGAGGTAGATAATATGCCAACCTAAAAGAACACTCAGCGCCACACATAAGGGAACTAGCAACAGCCCAGAAATGACCTGAAActtgaaaagagaaaaatgataAGCAAGCTGTCTTGTATCCAAGTATCAAACATAAACCCAACACTTAACCTTACATATGCAGTTTGAAAAGAGTCTCCAGTTTCCTGGTCTTCTTTTTTGGGATCATAAGTTAGGCTACCGACGAGCAAAACCTGAAAGTTTAACCGCAGATCCAATGTTAAACAGGATGaaataaataaaggaaaagaaagaaaattatatcTTAAGCATTGACCATCTTTTCACTACAAAGAGAGTCACCTTCTATGACTCCATCGAAAAGAcaaacacaacacaacacaacacaacaaaaattaaagaaatcaaTCACAAACCATTTACGAAATCTTCACGAAATCAAGCACAAAATCTAAATATTGAATCGCATACACTAACAGCAAATCAATAACCCAAAATCCCTAAATCTAGAAAACCCTAAGTTACtcttcctaaatccctaaaattgAATACCTTTTGATTGAGAGAGAATAGGGGATGCCACAGGGTCAGAACGCTCGCAGCCATGGGGATGGGTGCTGGAGCCAGAGGGAGGactgagagagaagaggggtTGCCGCAGGGTTACCACGCTCGCAGCCATGGGGATGGGTGTGCTGGAGGCAGAGGGAGGACTGAGAGAGAAGAAGGGTTGCTGCAGGGTCTGCACGCTCGCAGCCATGGGGATCGGTGTTGGAGCCAGAGGGAGGactgagagagaagaggggacgagagagagaagagggagaaatTGGAGGCATGGAGGAAGTCTGGAGGTGTGGCTGCGCTAgggaacgagagagagagatgaggggaATGACAATTACAAATAGAAAAAGTGTGGCTgctagggttttgttgatttggttataaaaattaaaaaaaatctccaaaatCCGGGGGGCATGAAGAGGTTTCGAACCCATGCGCTCCACCATGGAAAGTTTCACTAAAACCAACTTCACAACAAGTTCTGTTTTGTTATAATTGtatgactaaactatttataaacattgaaaaaaataattaaatatatatatcggttcggttcagttcggttcggttttcgaatctcaaaaaccgaaaccgaactggacagattcggttcggttcggtttgagagtttcggttcggttttttttcggttcggtttttttcgggtTCGgtccggtttggttttcggtttttttcagttttcgattttttgaacccacccccaTCCTGTAACTCTATATATTTCAACGATCAAGTAAACAATTCCAAGAAATttcagataaaaaaaaagaagaagagacaaATGGAAGAGGATAAACAAGAGAAACGGATAAAACATTACAGTAGTTCTCAGAGTATATTTTTAGACCATCTTCAATCTTtggaataaaatttaaaatttttaatccaGAAATAGTTTTTCTACTTCAACTCTTataacctaaaattttagctctagattattaaagaatgaatctCACCCGTTAGATTTAAAGGAGATGAAAATCTATGTCGTCTGATAGAAATAAAGGAGATGAGATTGCATATGGGTGGCCGACAATACCATCAAGTTGGGCCCCACTTCCCCTCAAAGTGTCCCCTTTTCCTTGCTTTTTGGCGCATTTCCATGCTTTTAGCGCGTTAACTAGGGCGCTTTCTCTTTTTGCACAGTGTGTCTGCACGCACAGTGGGCCAATATATTAACCGGTTTCTTGGCTGGTATTTGAGTTCTAGCACTCAACTCATTTTTAGGACAAGGGttggaatgatttttttttttggggggggggggggggggggtggggatGGAGTGGGCATAGAAGGGAAATTTTAGAACTTACTCCAAGGATTGGAGTTGGTCTTAATGGGTGAGGGTGACTTCTCCTTCGCTGCTTGCCTAGCTACAAACTTTGGCTCTTCTGCTAACATGATTGCAGCTTCTCTAGACTCTAAAGGTAACATTTTATTCTACTTTTTGGTGCAACGATGTTGGAGGATTCATATGGCCGACCCCTCTTAATAAGGcaaggttttgttgttgttgttgtagtagtATTAGATACTTCTTCCTGGCTGATTAATTAATCCTTTCAATTATCCTTTGCATTCATGCTAattaattttcagttgttctctTAAGTATTTAAGTGCAAAGAGCAACGTGAAGTAGTATACTGCATGAAGTGGACGTCCACACCATGAGCCAACACCCTCACCTGATTCATAAACCATTTGATCGGATCGTGTTTAATTTTCCTCACGCTGTTTTCTTTCTTCGTGGACACGACAAGTACCAAATTGAGTAAGTTATATATAACCTTAACGTTAGATAAGTTCCCATAGACTAAAAGCTCTAgttatatatttacatataaaGCCGGCAACCCCATTTTGGGGTCATGGCTTTACCAAAAATATTTGTACAAAAATGCTCCTCCAaacaaaaaagttcaaaagtAGTCCAAAATAATACAGGGATATTTTCGTCATATAAacagtattttttaataaataattctTTTCGTACagtgtttttttaaataattagtaCATGACAATAacctagcaataatgtaattcaatcaattgtttattaaatattattttctctattttcaaacacgttcaaaacatcttaagaggcgaatagtgccggttataaaaaaggtctttcgcacgcgcataataatgtgatttaattagttgtcaaatggttagtttttttttaatttctttttcgagcaaacaatattatctagaCTAAGCGGAAgggggggtgggcttagcctcacaatgagttagaaaaaatgtgattcaatcaattgtttattaaatattattttctctatttttaaatacgttcaaaacatcttaagagacgcATACTGcctgtgataaaaaaaaaagcattttgCACGcgcacaataatgtgattcaataaattgtattattttctctatttttaaacactgtGTAGtgccagttataaaaaaaaataaaataaaagtcttTCACACgtgcataataatgtgattcaattagttgtcaaatgatcttttttttaacaaacgatgttaTCTAGACTAAGGGGGAAGGGGTGAACTTaatctcacaataggctagcaataatgtaatttaatcagttgtttattagatattattttctatattcttaatgtaaattcaatagaatgtagatggaaattgaaagaCCGGTTTTATTATGCGGATTCAACTGTTTTGATTGGTtgatgaggggtttcttctagcatggtctaatattattcatttacttcaaatatttgactttctttttttcattgaaaaaaattattgaagcaatttacgcatataaatatatttaaaatatgtaaatcGCGCATAGCACGCCGTGATTAAAAAAATACCTTATGCACGCGCgcgcgtgcatgaaggctagttcCTTGTCATTTATACGTGAAATAATATTGCATGCATTGCACTTTCAGGCTTCATCAGAATTTGGTTACAAATTACTTCAAGAGTGCGCATAAAATGCTGACCAACTGTGGAGAGATTCATGTGACAAACAAGACTGGACATCCTTTCAAAGAGTGGAAGATTGTAGAGTTGGCAGAAGAATTTGGGCTGCATTTGGTTGAGGAATCAGAGTTATCACTATATGATTATCCAGGTTATTTAAACAGGAGAGGAAGTGGGATTGCTCTATGGAATTTCCTGTGGGAAAGTGTAGTACCTTCAAAGTTTGCCAAGCAATCTGCAAATAATGAACCTTGAGGCCTTATCTGACTgttgatttttgttgttgttttcgtTGACATTGGAATTTACCAGAACAAAATTGTCCCAATTAAGTTTACTTCAATATTTTGAAGCAATGAAGAAGTGAAGATGTTGGATTGTATTTATATCAATTTTATCATGGTTTCACGTAGACACTGTCCActtttggagagattttttagtgtgatcgaTACACGGGATGGTActtcacgtgtcactatacaaattgtgggatatgtgtgctaaaaagttaataacttaaaaaaataaaatttcccacaatTTCTATTAGAACACGTGGTATACTACTTGTATTcccgtcacaatgaaaaatttctcccacTTTTGAAGTGAGTTTAAAACGACTTGACGATAGCATGTAGGACATcacttgacacaccccgtcccgaaggagggcatgctggccgtcacgtgagagtgacgtaaccatttgcacagtacagaagctttaagatacaatttataagttgatacacccgaaggtgagtcctaattttgtccaatctgtcagaagcccgctgaattcctcgtagtcaccacacctttgtgattcttgaacctggaggggcgcaaaaccaaaattgagtgggtcagtaaaacaattcttttctaaatccaaacatttctcaaaacgttgtaacccctctccgtaaaacctgtatactttcccagaaatgtaaaatataaatatacatatatattctcaatactTCAATACATTaactcaacatttttttttctttatcaatcatgccatgccatgtctaattcaacagttaagtatggatgcatcaacaataatcatatcaggtgcaagaaagtaatcaaccggaggccctctaatagccctgcacggttgaacctagagctcaaaatctatcactctcacactctgccggagtcactccgcgtgacctgtccggccttctgcacacaagttacgctctagtgctttctcatcaatcatctgtgcacataatctaaggtcacccaccagtcgaaatctcactaacactcttcgactggcccgtcgcacccactccgcgtggactgtgcgaccagcatctacttggatccaaggcgagcgtgcgatgcggtgaatactataagcactaaaccatggtgcaggatttgagctcaatatacatcaacatcatcataacagtaattaaatactcacctgatactcacctgtgcgtccgccgcaccattcattcatatgcatcatatatctcaaatcatacttttcatatcatttcatgcatggcaattcaatttacatttccatatatatttcatatacttctatgcatgATCTTTCAATTCACGTTTTCATATCATTCTATAtacctttcatttaaaacataatttcattctaattcaatttctgggaaagcgtcaagtatatatatatacggaaaacaaaactgcccactcacagattaCATCGACGTCTCGTAGGTCCCTGAGCATCCTTTGGCCATGCCCGATGTCCGTATAATCCTCGCCTATACGAGAAGTAACCAAATTGACGTTATTTAACGCATAATCCCACTCTTAGCTAATAActcctcatatattgctcaaattgggtatatgaatataccaccgtgacctacacaacctcaggatcatccccatatttttaaaataatttttggagtcctcacgtgcccccacgcgcctgacgtggcacggacctacgcgccccccacgcgcggccacgtgccaagcacactgacggtgtcaattgacgccgtcaggaatattccgttaaaaccccggaatattccgttaacttaACCTTTTTCCGttactgccgttaggaatattccgttaaatataacggattattccttcttcttctccggtcGTCCCTCGCCGGACTCCGGTCACCGGAAACTGGGGAATATTTCAaatccactattctccttcgtttttcatccaaatttctcGAATTTTACACCAatttgaagccctaaacatctactttcacgttggactagttttagggcctaaaaactacgagatcaaacttttcaaaaattcaagaaatcggCCAAACTTACaactcgtgatcccgacgtccaatccatgccaacgaagcactccgagcttccttgtgaCTTCCTAAAGCTCACTGTGAGTTTGGTTTCACCTAAAACAAAGCCAATTCGAAGTTCATGAACAGTGCAATATCACGGGGTCCttgaaaactagggttttccgaagtagaacttacctgaaatggataccatcgtGCTCATGAAGTCTTCAGGGTTCCAATGGTGGTCTTAGATTCGTcgttggtatagatttagggtggttttgtggttggtccgtgagttcgaaggagagggagagagaactgagagtttcgtgagggaggagagagagagacagtatgcagaaaatagggagaggattgagggatgtggggatccctcgtggtccttttccaatccccaactccaaaccacaaaattttaacctaaaaatctaagttccatccttaataaattccattttattttcaaaacttaggaacctagataattaacaacttgagcttcacatacttagtatttcttaagggcaatttcgtccattcacagccacgaatgtaatatttcggaacgggctgtgacatcaCTCATATTTAGACCTTGTATGGTACAAAGGATTAGTTGGTTTTTTCGTTTAGAGTAATGTCTCCTATCTCCAAGTTGGTCATCATTTTTCCATGTATACCTtccaaatatttttaaaatagcaTCTTATTTATTCGAATCAAATCATCTATACAATATAATTTcttaaattaataaaactttAAGCCCCGCTCttgaaaaataattaacaataatattatttgtacatataaaACTGACAATTTTTAATAGAAGTAAACCCTACCATCGTATATGAGATCCGTCTATATTAATTACCATGCAAgcaaatttgttaattttgtgtgCATAATTAGTATTATCTCAATAATAAGGATAAATTGTCGATTGATTTCTTGAACTATCACCCTAATTAAAATTGACTCTTTAGaggatgtcaaattttaaacataaaatttgaatttgacagCTTATGTGGCATCTTCATATCTTTCAAAATTTTACCCTCCATTCAGTATgtcaaattaaatattattttattgcactattttttttctttttattttgttacacTGTTTCTTCAACCCAATTCCTAAAGTTTCAATCTTTGTGCAATTCTTCGTCTGGGTTTTGCTAAAATCCAACTTCTGATCCCAACCCTCAAATATGGCGGTCGTGGAGCAAATCAACGGTACAAATTCACGGCACGTCATCCCATCCTcccccttctccttctcctccttcaaAGACATCCAAACACTCTGCGCCGGCGAAACCGACGACCACTCCCAGCAACCGACAACCAGCGCCGCCACCAAAAAAGCCTCCGCTATTTTCCATCGCATCCGAGTCGCCAACTCGCTCCTTCGCGCCTGGTCAGCCGCCCAGCTCTTCACATCCTCACACCTCAAACCTCAAACCGTTTGAAATTCAGAGCCTTTGGCGGGTCCTGAGCTTGGACCCGAGATAGGTTGAGAGCTTGAGTACGGGGGCAAAATGGGCAGATGACGGCTTGGGGAAAGAGTGAGAGGGGTTGGGGATGTTGACGAAAAGGGTGGCCATGGACGCCATTGAAGGAGGTGACCAAGGTTCAAACGCCTCTGTTTTT
Encoded proteins:
- the LOC126587127 gene encoding probable protein S-acyltransferase 16 isoform X2, producing the protein MAASVLTLWHPLFSLNQKVLLVGSLTYDPKKEDQETGDSFQTAYVISGLLLVPLCVALSVLLGWHIIYLTLQNKTTIEYHEGVRGMWLAEKGGQIYSHPYDRGGYKNGGTRLDFVIDFVPSLGLFCLQHYDFLRTHSWLCVATSNLSM
- the LOC126587127 gene encoding probable protein S-acyltransferase 16 isoform X1, giving the protein MAASVLTLWHPLFSLNQKVLLVGSLTYDPKKEDQETGDSFQTAYFQVISGLLLVPLCVALSVLLGWHIIYLTLQNKTTIEYHEGVRGMWLAEKGGQIYSHPYDRGGYKNGGTRLDFVIDFVPSLGLFCLQHYDFLRTHSWLCVATSNLSM
- the LOC126587127 gene encoding probable protein S-acyltransferase 16 isoform X3 — its product is MAASVLTLWHPLFSLNQKVLLVGSLTYDPKKEDQETGDSFQTAYFQVISGLLLVPLCVALSVLLGWHIIYLTLQNKTTIEYHEGVRGMWLAEKGGQIYSHPYDRGGYKNGATSNLSM